The Streptomyces luteogriseus genome includes a window with the following:
- a CDS encoding helix-turn-helix transcriptional regulator, producing the protein MSEDQGRALFAAVDALLEEASPTDGLPEPAERKRLREAGSLSQERVAHTLGVRRETVSAWEAGRSEPRAPQRAAYIRLLKGLAAKFPPPQSIAPQQSVLRAITAPVATVTPAAGGGQKPSRPVSD; encoded by the coding sequence GTGTCCGAGGATCAGGGGAGAGCCTTGTTCGCCGCAGTCGACGCACTGCTGGAAGAGGCTTCGCCGACGGACGGGCTGCCCGAGCCCGCCGAGCGCAAACGGCTGCGTGAGGCCGGCAGTCTCAGCCAGGAGCGCGTGGCCCACACACTGGGGGTGCGCAGGGAGACCGTGAGTGCGTGGGAAGCGGGCCGTTCGGAGCCCCGTGCGCCTCAACGGGCCGCCTACATCCGGCTGTTGAAAGGCCTGGCGGCCAAATTCCCGCCGCCGCAGAGCATCGCGCCCCAGCAGTCCGTGCTCCGCGCGATCACGGCGCCGGTGGCCACCGTCACCCCGGCGGCGGGTGGCGGGCAGAAGCCGTCGCGGCCGGTGTCCGACTGA
- a CDS encoding cysteine desulfurase family protein, whose amino-acid sequence MAYLDHAATTPMLPEAAEALTAQLGATGNASSLHASGRQARRTVEEARETLAEALGARPSEVVFTSGGTEADNLAVKGLYWSRRDADPARTRVLASPVEHHAVLDAVHWLGEHEGATVEYLPVDSHGRVHPETLREAIARNPDDVALATVMWANNEIGTILPVRELADVAAEFAVPLHADAVQAFGQIPVDFAASGLAAMTVSGHKIGGPYGIGALILGREHTPVPVLHGGGQERHVRSGTLDVPAVASFAVAGRLAAEQREWFALEIGTLRDSLVSAVRSAVPDAILGGDPDPEGRLPANAHFTFPGCEGDSLLLLLDAQGIECSTGSACTAGVAQPSHVLLATGTDPDLARGTLRFSLGHTSTEADVEALAKAIGPAVERARAAGLT is encoded by the coding sequence ATGGCTTACCTCGACCACGCCGCGACCACCCCGATGCTCCCGGAGGCGGCAGAGGCGCTCACCGCCCAGCTGGGTGCCACCGGCAACGCGTCCTCCCTCCACGCATCCGGCAGGCAGGCCCGCCGCACCGTCGAGGAGGCCCGCGAGACCCTCGCCGAAGCCCTCGGCGCCCGCCCCAGCGAGGTCGTCTTCACCTCGGGCGGCACGGAGGCCGACAACCTGGCCGTCAAGGGCCTTTACTGGTCCCGCCGTGACGCAGACCCGGCCCGCACCCGCGTCCTCGCCAGCCCCGTCGAGCACCACGCGGTCCTCGACGCCGTGCACTGGCTCGGCGAACACGAGGGCGCCACCGTCGAGTACCTGCCGGTCGACTCCCACGGCCGCGTCCACCCGGAAACCCTGCGCGAGGCCATCGCCCGCAACCCCGACGACGTGGCCCTCGCCACCGTCATGTGGGCGAACAACGAGATCGGGACGATCCTGCCCGTGCGTGAACTCGCCGACGTGGCAGCCGAGTTCGCCGTCCCACTGCACGCGGACGCCGTCCAGGCCTTCGGTCAGATCCCCGTGGACTTCGCCGCCTCCGGCCTCGCCGCGATGACCGTCTCCGGCCACAAGATCGGCGGCCCCTACGGCATCGGCGCACTGATCCTCGGCCGTGAGCACACCCCCGTACCGGTCCTGCACGGCGGTGGCCAGGAGCGCCATGTGCGCTCCGGCACCCTCGACGTGCCCGCCGTCGCCTCCTTCGCCGTCGCCGGGCGGCTGGCCGCCGAACAGCGCGAGTGGTTCGCCCTCGAGATCGGCACCCTGCGCGACTCCCTCGTCAGCGCGGTCCGCTCGGCCGTCCCGGACGCGATCCTCGGCGGCGACCCGGATCCGGAGGGCCGCCTTCCGGCCAACGCGCACTTCACCTTCCCCGGCTGCGAGGGCGACTCCCTGCTGCTTCTGCTCGACGCCCAGGGCATCGAGTGCTCCACCGGCTCCGCCTGCACCGCCGGCGTCGCCCAGCCCAGCCACGTCCTCCTCGCCACCGGCACGGACCCCGACCTGGCCCGCGGCACCCTGCGCTTCTCTCTCGGCCACACCTCCACCGAGGCCGACGTCGAGGCCCTGGCGAAGGCCATCGGCCCGGCGGTGGAACGGGCGAGGGCGGCGGGGCTGACCTGA
- a CDS encoding TetR family transcriptional regulator yields MSHTLGIRQAQKQKTRQALLDAALALLEEQSLSSLGLREVTRAVGVAPTAFYRHFRSTADLGVALVEEALGSLHPMIRTTVSATGDHEERVTRAIELIARHVDGYPAHVRFIARERHGGVQPVREAIRDQLARFAHEVKEELAKDPVSEGWSEDDLLMLAHLYVDQMLSTASLFLEALEGPEEERPERTRQVAQLAARQMRLIGLGRHHWLD; encoded by the coding sequence ATGAGTCACACCCTCGGCATCCGGCAGGCCCAGAAGCAGAAGACCCGGCAGGCACTCCTGGACGCGGCCCTGGCGCTGCTGGAGGAGCAGAGCCTGAGCAGCCTGGGACTGCGCGAGGTCACTCGCGCCGTCGGTGTCGCCCCGACCGCCTTCTACCGCCACTTCCGCTCCACGGCGGATCTGGGCGTGGCCCTGGTCGAGGAGGCGCTGGGGAGCCTGCACCCGATGATCCGGACGACGGTGTCCGCGACCGGCGACCACGAGGAACGCGTCACGCGCGCCATCGAACTGATCGCCCGTCATGTCGACGGGTACCCCGCCCACGTCCGCTTCATCGCCCGTGAACGGCATGGCGGAGTCCAGCCGGTCCGCGAGGCGATACGGGACCAACTGGCCCGGTTCGCCCACGAGGTCAAGGAGGAGCTGGCCAAGGACCCGGTGTCCGAGGGCTGGAGCGAGGACGACCTGCTGATGCTCGCCCACCTCTACGTCGACCAGATGCTGAGCACGGCGTCACTGTTCCTGGAAGCCCTGGAGGGGCCGGAGGAGGAGCGCCCGGAGCGGACCCGGCAGGTCGCACAGCTGGCGGCCCGCCAGATGCGGCTGATCGGCCTCGGCCGCCATCACTGGCTGGATTGA
- a CDS encoding thioesterase family protein, with translation MPEAATAPAARATIGDSEFDRDTALTRRAPGVYDIDLSAGWTIISAVNGGYLLAVLGRALADALPHADPFTISAHYLTASQPGPAVVRTDVVRTGRTLSTGQASLFQYDDEGREVERIRVLASYGDLDTLPDDVRTSAQPPAIPPLEHCFGPEDGPAPVDGSSAITDRLMLKLDPSTLGWALGQPSGKGEMRAWFGLADGRDPDPLSLLLAVDALPPTAFEIGLKGWVPTVELTVHVRCRPAPGPLRVSITTRNLAGGFLEEDAEVWDGADRLVAQSRQLARVRLG, from the coding sequence ATGCCAGAAGCAGCCACCGCCCCGGCCGCCCGGGCCACGATCGGCGACAGCGAGTTCGACCGCGACACCGCGCTCACCCGCCGCGCGCCGGGCGTCTACGACATCGACCTCTCGGCCGGCTGGACGATCATCAGCGCCGTCAACGGCGGCTATCTGCTGGCCGTCCTGGGCCGCGCCCTCGCGGACGCCCTGCCGCACGCCGACCCCTTCACGATCTCGGCGCACTACCTGACCGCGTCCCAGCCCGGCCCCGCCGTCGTCCGCACGGACGTCGTCCGCACCGGCCGCACCCTGTCGACCGGCCAGGCCTCCCTCTTCCAGTACGACGACGAGGGCCGCGAGGTGGAACGCATCCGCGTCCTCGCCTCCTACGGTGACCTGGACACCCTGCCTGACGACGTCCGTACGTCGGCCCAACCGCCCGCGATTCCGCCGCTGGAGCACTGCTTCGGCCCGGAGGACGGACCCGCCCCGGTCGACGGCAGCTCGGCCATCACCGACCGGCTGATGCTCAAGCTCGACCCGTCGACCCTGGGCTGGGCCCTCGGGCAGCCCTCCGGCAAGGGCGAGATGCGTGCCTGGTTCGGCCTCGCGGACGGGCGCGACCCCGACCCGCTCTCCCTGCTGCTCGCGGTGGACGCCCTGCCGCCCACCGCGTTCGAGATCGGGCTGAAGGGCTGGGTGCCGACCGTCGAGCTGACCGTGCACGTGCGCTGCCGCCCGGCGCCGGGCCCGCTGCGGGTGTCGATCACCACGCGCAACCTCGCCGGCGGCTTCCTGGAGGAGGACGCCGAGGTGTGGGACGGCGCGGACCGGCTGGTCGCACAGTCCCGGCAGCTGGCCCGGGTCCGGCTGGGCTGA
- a CDS encoding alpha/beta hydrolase gives MSLTGTPFLCTLVVLSVAALVLPLVLWSRIRGPRALRAAARALMLLFAQGTAVALVFTLVNNANNLYDNWADLLGTGDHVQQAANLGADGTGGIALRRLPRVRQTFEPAGGPGTGAAGGVRVTQLRGRVSGVNAEVYVWLPPQYGEPAYRHHTFPVVELLPGYPGSAKAWFGSLHAHEQLEPLMRSGQVAPFILVAPRTNLLAGVDTGCANITGAVNADTWLSVDVPKMVTDNFRAQPAPRGWAVAGYSAGAHCAARLAVAHPDRYRAAVSLSGYNDPIGERDSLTAQSPALRAANNPCLMLRRSPVPPRIALYLSGQPHDGYEAAVALEQTAKAPTTVHVVYIPKSAGGHNMALWRPQVVPVFRWLTQEMGLRPVTAGRAAPPRSRSTGGATPAELASGTASRAGAVRRR, from the coding sequence ATGAGCCTCACCGGGACGCCGTTCCTCTGCACACTGGTCGTACTCTCCGTGGCCGCCCTCGTCCTGCCTCTGGTCCTCTGGTCGCGCATCCGCGGACCCAGGGCCCTGCGTGCCGCGGCCCGGGCGCTGATGCTGCTGTTCGCGCAGGGGACGGCCGTGGCCCTGGTCTTCACGCTGGTCAACAACGCCAACAACCTCTACGACAACTGGGCCGACCTGCTCGGCACCGGCGACCATGTGCAGCAGGCGGCGAACCTGGGCGCCGACGGCACCGGCGGGATCGCGCTCCGGCGGCTGCCCAGGGTGCGGCAGACCTTCGAGCCGGCCGGCGGGCCCGGGACGGGCGCGGCCGGCGGGGTGCGGGTGACCCAGCTCAGGGGCCGGGTGTCGGGGGTGAACGCCGAGGTCTACGTCTGGCTGCCGCCGCAGTACGGCGAACCGGCCTACCGGCACCACACGTTCCCGGTGGTGGAACTGCTGCCCGGCTACCCCGGTTCGGCGAAGGCGTGGTTCGGCTCGCTGCACGCGCACGAGCAGCTGGAACCGCTGATGCGCAGCGGGCAGGTCGCCCCGTTCATCCTGGTCGCCCCCCGCACCAACCTGCTGGCCGGCGTGGACACCGGCTGCGCCAACATCACGGGCGCGGTCAACGCCGACACCTGGCTGAGCGTCGACGTGCCGAAGATGGTCACGGACAACTTCCGCGCCCAGCCAGCCCCGCGGGGCTGGGCCGTCGCCGGCTACTCGGCCGGGGCGCACTGCGCGGCCCGGCTCGCCGTCGCCCACCCCGACCGCTACCGGGCCGCCGTCAGCCTGTCCGGCTACAACGACCCCATCGGCGAACGCGACTCCCTCACCGCGCAGAGTCCCGCCCTGCGCGCCGCGAACAACCCCTGCCTGATGCTGCGCAGGTCGCCCGTCCCGCCCCGGATCGCGCTGTACCTCTCCGGCCAGCCGCACGACGGCTACGAGGCCGCCGTGGCCCTGGAGCAGACCGCGAAGGCCCCGACGACCGTGCACGTCGTGTACATCCCGAAGAGCGCGGGCGGCCACAACATGGCGCTGTGGCGGCCGCAGGTGGTCCCGGTGTTCCGATGGCTGACCCAGGAGATGGGCCTGCGCCCTGTCACGGCAGGACGGGCTGCTCCTCCTCGCTCACGGTCGACCGGCGGTGCCACGCCCGCGGAGCTCGCCAGTGGTACCGCATCGCGAGCAGGCGCAGTACGAAGGCGGTGA
- a CDS encoding trimeric intracellular cation channel family protein yields MLQQLFSPSVQHTLDLIGIFVFAISGALLAVRKNFDVFGMAVLAEVTALGGGLFRDLVIGAVPPAAFTDLGYFLTPLLATLLVFFLHPQVERIQGAVNVFDAAGLGLFCVAGTIKAYEYGLGLTASAGLGLTTAVGGGVLRDVLANEVPSLLRWDRDLYAVPAIVGSALAALCIRYDALNPFTSGLAVITAFVLRLLAMRYHWRAPRAWHRRSTVSEEEQPVLP; encoded by the coding sequence GTGCTCCAGCAACTCTTCAGCCCCTCCGTCCAGCACACGCTCGACCTGATCGGCATCTTCGTCTTCGCGATCTCCGGCGCCCTGCTGGCCGTGCGCAAGAACTTCGACGTGTTCGGCATGGCCGTCCTCGCCGAGGTCACCGCGCTGGGCGGAGGGCTGTTCCGGGACCTGGTCATCGGGGCCGTACCGCCCGCCGCCTTCACGGACCTGGGGTACTTCCTCACCCCGCTGCTCGCCACCCTCCTGGTCTTCTTCCTGCATCCCCAGGTGGAGCGCATCCAGGGCGCGGTGAACGTCTTCGACGCGGCCGGCCTCGGCCTGTTCTGCGTGGCCGGCACGATCAAGGCGTACGAGTACGGGCTCGGCCTGACCGCCTCGGCCGGACTCGGGCTGACCACCGCCGTGGGGGGCGGTGTGCTGCGGGACGTCCTCGCCAACGAGGTGCCCTCGCTGCTGCGGTGGGACCGCGACCTGTACGCGGTCCCGGCGATCGTCGGCTCCGCCCTGGCCGCCCTGTGCATCCGCTACGACGCCCTGAACCCGTTCACCAGCGGTCTCGCGGTGATCACCGCCTTCGTACTGCGCCTGCTCGCGATGCGGTACCACTGGCGAGCTCCGCGGGCGTGGCACCGCCGGTCGACCGTGAGCGAGGAGGAGCAGCCCGTCCTGCCGTGA
- a CDS encoding ABC transporter ATP-binding protein gives MSDDKTVSTPDTSGSTLTKGTTADGEVLLKVSGLQKHFPIRKGLLQRQTGAVRAVDGIDFEVRRGETLGVVGESGCGKSTMGRLITRLLEPTGGSVEFEGQDITHLKTGELRPMRRDVQMIFQDPYSSLNPRHTIGTIVGAPFRLQGVEPEGGVKKEVQRLLSVVGLNPEHYNRYPHEFSGGQRQRIGIARALALNPKLVVADEPVSALDVSIQAQVVNLLDDLQDELGLTYVIIAHDLSVVRHVSDRIAVMYLGKIVELAERDQLYKSPMHPYSKALLSAVPVPDPKRRGAKSERILLKGDVPSPIAPPSGCRFHTRCWKATEICKTTEPPLKELRAGQQVACHHPENFADQQPQDTKLLSSAHEAAAESTVAKTAGNDTATVEK, from the coding sequence GTGAGCGACGACAAAACGGTGAGCACACCGGACACCAGCGGGAGCACCCTCACCAAGGGCACCACCGCCGACGGCGAGGTCCTGCTGAAGGTGAGCGGCCTTCAGAAGCACTTCCCGATCCGCAAGGGCCTGCTCCAGCGGCAGACCGGCGCGGTGCGTGCCGTCGACGGCATCGACTTCGAGGTGCGCAGGGGCGAGACGCTCGGCGTCGTCGGCGAGTCGGGCTGCGGCAAGTCGACCATGGGCCGGCTGATCACCCGGCTGCTGGAACCGACCGGCGGCTCGGTCGAGTTCGAGGGCCAGGACATCACGCACCTGAAGACCGGCGAGCTGCGCCCCATGCGCCGCGACGTGCAGATGATCTTCCAGGACCCGTACTCCTCGCTGAACCCCCGCCACACGATCGGCACGATCGTCGGCGCCCCCTTCCGGCTCCAGGGCGTCGAGCCCGAGGGCGGTGTGAAGAAGGAGGTGCAGCGGCTGCTGTCGGTGGTCGGCCTCAACCCCGAGCACTACAACCGCTACCCGCACGAGTTCTCCGGCGGCCAGCGCCAGCGCATCGGCATCGCCCGCGCGCTCGCGCTCAACCCCAAGCTGGTCGTGGCGGACGAGCCGGTCTCCGCGCTGGACGTGTCGATCCAGGCTCAGGTGGTGAACCTGCTGGACGACCTCCAGGACGAGCTGGGTCTGACGTATGTGATCATCGCGCACGACCTGTCGGTCGTCCGGCACGTGTCGGACCGGATCGCGGTGATGTACCTCGGCAAGATCGTCGAGCTGGCCGAGCGCGACCAGCTGTACAAGTCGCCGATGCACCCGTACTCCAAGGCCCTGCTGTCGGCCGTGCCGGTGCCGGACCCCAAGCGCCGGGGCGCCAAGAGCGAGCGCATCCTGCTCAAGGGCGACGTGCCCTCGCCGATCGCCCCGCCGAGCGGTTGCCGCTTCCACACCCGGTGCTGGAAGGCGACGGAGATCTGCAAGACGACCGAGCCGCCGCTCAAGGAGCTGCGGGCCGGGCAGCAGGTCGCCTGTCACCACCCGGAGAACTTCGCGGACCAGCAGCCGCAGGACACCAAGCTGCTGTCGTCGGCGCACGAGGCCGCCGCCGAGAGCACCGTGGCGAAGACCGCGGGGAACGACACCGCGACCGTCGAGAAGTGA
- a CDS encoding ABC transporter ATP-binding protein produces the protein MSKLDKAALGEPDTTAASVPDDVFLSVRDLRIHFDTDDGLVKSVDGVSFDVRKGKTLGIVGESGSGKSVTSLGVMGLHRSARARVSGEVWLDGQELIGADPDEVRRLRGRKMAMIFQDPLSAMHPYYTVGQQIVEAYRVHHDVSKKVAKQRAIEMLDRVGIPEPAKRVDGYPHEFSGGMRQRAMIAMALVNNPELLIADEPTTALDVTVQAQILDLIHDLQKEFGSAVIMITHDLGVVAEMADDLLVMYGGRCVERGPAEGVFSEPRHPYTWGLLGSMPRMDREETDRLIPIKGAPPSLINLPSGCAFNPRCPYADIPKDNVTRTVRPELTEVGGSHWAACHMTQEQRERIWTEEIAPKL, from the coding sequence GTGAGCAAGCTCGACAAAGCCGCGCTCGGCGAACCGGACACCACCGCCGCGTCCGTCCCGGACGACGTGTTCCTGTCCGTCCGTGATCTGCGCATCCACTTCGACACCGACGACGGCCTGGTCAAGTCCGTCGACGGCGTCAGCTTCGACGTGCGCAAGGGCAAGACCCTGGGCATCGTGGGCGAGTCCGGCTCCGGCAAGTCGGTCACCTCGCTCGGCGTGATGGGCCTGCACCGCTCGGCCCGCGCCAGGGTCTCCGGCGAGGTCTGGCTGGACGGCCAGGAGCTGATCGGGGCCGACCCCGACGAGGTACGGCGGCTGCGCGGCCGGAAGATGGCCATGATCTTCCAGGACCCGCTGTCGGCGATGCACCCCTACTACACGGTGGGGCAGCAGATCGTCGAGGCGTACCGCGTCCACCACGACGTCAGCAAGAAGGTCGCCAAGCAGCGGGCGATAGAGATGCTCGACCGGGTCGGCATCCCCGAGCCCGCCAAGCGCGTCGACGGCTACCCGCACGAGTTCTCCGGCGGTATGCGTCAGCGCGCCATGATCGCCATGGCGCTGGTGAACAACCCCGAGCTGCTCATCGCCGACGAGCCGACCACCGCCCTGGACGTCACCGTGCAGGCGCAGATCCTCGATCTGATCCATGATCTGCAGAAGGAGTTCGGCTCCGCGGTCATCATGATCACCCACGACCTGGGTGTGGTCGCCGAGATGGCCGACGACCTGCTGGTCATGTACGGCGGCCGGTGCGTGGAGCGCGGCCCCGCCGAAGGCGTCTTCTCCGAGCCCCGTCACCCCTACACCTGGGGCCTGCTCGGCTCGATGCCGCGCATGGACCGCGAGGAGACGGACCGGCTCATCCCGATCAAGGGCGCGCCGCCCTCCCTCATCAACCTCCCGTCCGGCTGCGCCTTCAACCCGCGCTGCCCGTACGCGGACATCCCGAAGGACAACGTCACCCGCACGGTCCGCCCCGAGCTGACCGAGGTCGGCGGCTCGCACTGGGCCGCCTGCCACATGACGCAGGAGCAGCGGGAGCGTATCTGGACCGAAGAGATTGCGCCGAAGCTGTGA
- a CDS encoding ABC transporter permease, with protein MAAYILRRVMGAVLLLLVVSAVTFAIFFLVPRIGGQTADQLATQYVGKDANPASVAAIKENLGLDQPVYVQYWEFIKGLVVGADYKFGPDATHCSAPCFGYSFKSHIEVWPQLEQRIPVSFSLAIGAAVIWLVTGVTTGVISALRKGKPIDRFSMFIALAGVSLPIFFTGQILLALFVYEIPVWESIDYVPFTDNPAEWAWHLMLPWISLAFLFSALYARLTRAGMLETMSEDYIRTARAKGLKETTVVAKHGLRSALTPIVTIFGMDFGTLVGTAVLTETVFSLQGIGAYSVQAIKDNDLPIVMGVTLVAAFFIVFCNLIVDLVYAAIDPRVRYS; from the coding sequence GTGGCTGCGTACATCCTCCGACGCGTCATGGGCGCAGTGCTGTTGCTGCTGGTGGTCAGCGCAGTCACCTTCGCCATCTTCTTCCTGGTCCCCCGCATCGGCGGGCAGACGGCCGACCAGTTGGCCACCCAGTACGTGGGCAAGGACGCGAACCCCGCTTCCGTCGCCGCGATCAAGGAAAACCTTGGGCTGGACCAGCCGGTCTACGTGCAGTACTGGGAATTCATCAAGGGCCTCGTGGTGGGTGCCGACTACAAGTTCGGTCCCGACGCGACGCACTGCAGCGCACCCTGCTTCGGGTACTCCTTCAAGAGCCACATCGAGGTGTGGCCGCAGTTGGAGCAGCGGATCCCCGTCTCCTTCTCGCTGGCCATCGGTGCGGCGGTGATCTGGCTGGTCACCGGCGTGACGACCGGCGTCATCTCGGCACTGCGCAAGGGCAAGCCGATCGACCGCTTCTCCATGTTCATCGCGCTCGCCGGCGTCTCGCTGCCGATCTTCTTCACCGGCCAGATCCTGCTCGCGCTCTTCGTCTACGAGATCCCGGTCTGGGAGAGCATCGACTACGTCCCGTTCACGGACAACCCGGCCGAATGGGCCTGGCACCTGATGCTGCCCTGGATCAGCCTCGCGTTCCTCTTCTCCGCGCTCTACGCCCGGCTCACCCGGGCGGGCATGCTGGAGACGATGAGCGAGGACTACATCAGAACGGCCAGGGCCAAGGGTCTCAAGGAGACCACGGTCGTGGCCAAGCACGGCCTGCGCTCCGCGCTCACCCCGATCGTCACCATCTTCGGCATGGACTTCGGCACCCTGGTCGGCACCGCGGTGCTCACCGAGACCGTGTTCTCCCTCCAGGGCATCGGCGCCTACTCCGTCCAGGCCATCAAGGACAACGACCTGCCCATCGTGATGGGCGTGACCCTGGTCGCCGCGTTCTTCATCGTCTTCTGCAATCTGATCGTCGACCTGGTGTACGCCGCCATCGACCCCCGGGTGAGGTACTCGTGA
- a CDS encoding ABC transporter substrate-binding protein, translating into MRELPQVKTRRVTAGVASVLALSLGAAACGGGGDDNDGGGNGKKDAALNSIVNASDKKGGTATYEHSDVPDSLDPGNTYYGWVQNFSRLYGRTLTTFKPAAGKAGLEVVPDLAEGLGKSSPDAKTWTYKLRAGVKFQDGTPVTSKDVKYAIERSNFAPEALSNGPTYFKAYLEGGDKYKGPYKDKAAEGLKSIETPDDRTIVFKLKQPFADFDYLATFSQTAPVPQAKDTGAKYVQAIQSTGPYQFQSYEEGRGATLVRNKQWDAKTDPIRKALPDKITIKFKVNPVTVDNNLLSDKITADAAGTGVQPQTQPKVLRGKYANQTDSSYAGATQYIALNVNVKPFDNADCRKAVQWGLDKQSVLDAMGGSPKGDVATTLLPPSVNGYTKFDTYATDGHKGDVAKAKAALKACGKPNGFNTILTARSDRPAEIAAATAIQASLKKIGINIEIKQFPSGKYFSNFAGVPSYVHDNKLGMLSMAWGADWPTGYGFLDQIVNGAAIKPSGGNNLMELDDPKINKALTDAIANTDDAARTKAWGDIDKMVLDNASVVPLVYRKNLLLRPTSATNVTVTQAYLGMYDYLLMSSSK; encoded by the coding sequence ATGAGGGAGCTTCCTCAGGTGAAGACGAGAAGGGTGACCGCCGGCGTTGCGTCGGTCCTGGCACTGTCGCTGGGTGCTGCCGCGTGCGGCGGCGGAGGTGACGACAACGACGGGGGAGGCAACGGCAAGAAGGACGCCGCGCTGAACTCGATCGTCAACGCGTCGGACAAGAAGGGAGGCACGGCCACGTACGAGCACTCGGACGTGCCGGACTCCCTCGACCCGGGCAACACGTACTACGGCTGGGTCCAGAACTTCTCCCGCCTCTACGGCAGGACGCTCACCACGTTCAAGCCGGCGGCGGGCAAGGCAGGCCTGGAGGTCGTGCCGGACCTCGCCGAAGGACTCGGCAAGTCCAGCCCGGACGCCAAGACCTGGACGTACAAGCTGCGTGCGGGTGTGAAGTTCCAGGACGGCACCCCGGTGACGTCCAAGGACGTCAAGTACGCCATCGAGCGCTCCAACTTCGCGCCCGAGGCACTGTCCAACGGCCCGACGTACTTCAAGGCGTACCTGGAGGGCGGCGACAAGTACAAGGGCCCGTACAAGGACAAGGCCGCCGAGGGCCTGAAGTCCATCGAGACGCCGGACGACCGGACGATCGTCTTCAAGCTGAAGCAGCCGTTCGCCGACTTCGACTACCTCGCGACGTTCTCGCAGACGGCCCCCGTGCCGCAGGCGAAGGACACCGGTGCGAAGTACGTCCAGGCCATCCAGTCCACCGGCCCGTACCAGTTCCAGTCCTACGAGGAGGGCCGCGGCGCCACCCTCGTGCGCAACAAGCAGTGGGACGCCAAGACGGACCCGATCCGCAAGGCCCTGCCGGACAAGATCACGATCAAGTTCAAGGTCAACCCGGTCACGGTCGACAACAACCTGCTCTCCGACAAGATCACGGCTGACGCGGCCGGCACGGGTGTGCAGCCGCAGACCCAGCCGAAGGTGCTGCGCGGCAAGTACGCCAACCAGACGGACAGCTCCTACGCGGGCGCCACGCAGTACATCGCGCTCAACGTGAACGTGAAGCCGTTCGACAACGCCGACTGCCGCAAGGCCGTTCAGTGGGGCCTCGACAAGCAGTCGGTGCTCGACGCCATGGGCGGTTCGCCGAAGGGCGACGTGGCGACCACGCTGCTGCCGCCGTCGGTGAACGGCTACACCAAGTTCGACACCTACGCGACCGACGGTCACAAGGGTGACGTGGCCAAGGCCAAGGCGGCCCTGAAGGCGTGCGGCAAGCCGAACGGCTTCAACACGATCCTGACGGCCCGCTCCGACCGCCCCGCCGAGATCGCCGCGGCGACCGCCATCCAGGCGTCGCTGAAGAAGATCGGCATCAACATCGAGATCAAGCAGTTCCCCTCCGGCAAGTACTTCTCGAACTTCGCCGGTGTCCCGAGCTACGTCCACGACAACAAGCTCGGCATGCTCTCGATGGCCTGGGGTGCCGACTGGCCGACCGGCTACGGCTTCCTCGACCAGATCGTCAACGGCGCCGCCATCAAGCCCTCGGGCGGCAACAACCTGATGGAGCTGGACGACCCGAAGATCAACAAGGCCCTGACGGACGCGATCGCCAACACCGACGACGCGGCCCGCACCAAGGCCTGGGGTGACATCGACAAGATGGTCCTCGACAACGCCTCGGTCGTCCCGCTGGTCTACCGCAAGAACCTGCTGCTCCGGCCGACGTCCGCGACGAACGTCACGGTCACGCAGGCCTACCTCGGCATGTACGACTACCTGCTGATGAGCTCCTCGAAGTAA